The following proteins are encoded in a genomic region of Anomaloglossus baeobatrachus isolate aAnoBae1 chromosome 6, aAnoBae1.hap1, whole genome shotgun sequence:
- the TFAP2A gene encoding transcription factor AP-2-alpha isoform X4 — protein sequence MSMLAKMGDWQDRHDGTSNGTARLPQLGSVGQSPYASAPPLSHTPNTDFQPPYFPPPYQPIYPQSQDPYAHVNDPYSLNSLHAQPQPQHPGWPGQRQSQEASLLHTHRGLPHQLSGLDPRRDYRRHEDLLHGPHGLGSGIGDIPIHSIPHALEDVSHVEDPGINIPDQTVIKKGPVSLSKSNNHAVSSLSLNKDNLFGGVVNPNEVFCSVPGRLSLLSSTSKYKVTVAEVQRRLSPPECLNASLLGGVLRRAKSKNGGRSLREKLDKIGLNLPAGRRKAANVTLLTSLVEGEAVHLARDFGYVCETEFPAKAVAEYVNRQHSDPNEQVTRKNMLLATKQICKEFTDLLSQDRSPLGNSRPSPILEPGIQSCLTHFNLISHGFGSPAVCAAITALQNYLTEALKAMDKMYLNNNNPNSHTDNSKGGDKDEKHRK from the exons ATGTCCATGCTGGCCAAGATGGGGGACTGGCAG GACCGCCATGATGGCACCAGTAATGGGACAGCCAGGTTACCCCAGCTGGGCTCGGTGGGCCAGTCCCCCTATGCCAGTGCGCCCCCACTTTCTCATACTCCCAATACTGACTTTCAACCCCCATATTTTCCTCCACCATACCAACCCATATATCCTCAATCACAAGACCCTTATGCCCACGTAAATGACCCATATAGCCTCAATTCCCTCCATGCTCAACCGCAACCTCAGCACCCAGGGTGGCCCGGACAGAGGCAGAGCCAGGAGGCCAGTCTACTGCACACACACCGGGGGCTACCACACCAACTGTCCGGCCTGGACCCCCGCAGGGATTACCGGCGGCACGAAGACCTCCTGCACGGGCCCCATGGGCTAGGCTCAGGAATTGGGGACATCCCCATCCACTCCATACCTCACGCCTTAGAAGATGTCTCG CACGTAGAAGACCCAGGTATCAACATCCCAGATCAGACTGTAATTAAGAAAG GGCCTGTCTCATTGTCTAAATCCAATAACCATGCAGTGTCGTCCCTCTCTCTCAACAAAGACAATCTCTTCGGTGGAGTAGTGAATCCGAATGAAGTTTTCTGCTCAGTTCCTGGACGACTGTCTCTTCTAAGCTCCACATCAAAGTACAAGGTGACAGTGGCAGAAGTACAGAGAAGGCTGTCCCCGCCCGAGTGCCTCAATGCTTCCCTACTGGGTGGAGTGCTCAGGAG AGCAAAATCCAAAAATGGTGGTCGATCACTGAGAGAAAAATTAGATAAAATAGGATTAAATCTTCCAGCTGGGAGGCGTAAAGCTGCTAATGTCACATTGCTCACATCCTTAGTGGAGG GTGAAGCTGTCCATCTGGCCAGAGATTTTGGCTATGTCTGTGAAACAGAGTTTCCTGCAAAAGCAGTAGCAGAATATGTCAATCGGCAACACTCCGACCCCAATGAGCAAGTGACTAGGAAAAACATGTTACTAGCTACAAA GCAGATTTGTAAAGAATTTACAGATTTATTGTCACAGGACAGATCCCCCTTGGGTAACTCTAGACCATCTCCAATTCTGGAACCAGGTATTCAAAGCTGCCTGACACACTTCAACCTCATCTCTCATGGATTTGGCAGTCCAGCAGTATGTGCAGCCATCACTGCCCTGCAAAATTATCTCACGGAGGCACTGAAAGCAATGGACAAAATGTACCTCAATAATAACAACCCCAACAGCCACACAGACAACAGCAAAGGGGGTGACAAAGATGAAAAGCACAGGAAGtga
- the TFAP2A gene encoding transcription factor AP-2-alpha isoform X3: protein MKMLWKLTDNIKYEECEDRHDGTSNGTARLPQLGSVGQSPYASAPPLSHTPNTDFQPPYFPPPYQPIYPQSQDPYAHVNDPYSLNSLHAQPQPQHPGWPGQRQSQEASLLHTHRGLPHQLSGLDPRRDYRRHEDLLHGPHGLGSGIGDIPIHSIPHALEDVSHVEDPGINIPDQTVIKKGPVSLSKSNNHAVSSLSLNKDNLFGGVVNPNEVFCSVPGRLSLLSSTSKYKVTVAEVQRRLSPPECLNASLLGGVLRRAKSKNGGRSLREKLDKIGLNLPAGRRKAANVTLLTSLVEGEAVHLARDFGYVCETEFPAKAVAEYVNRQHSDPNEQVTRKNMLLATKQICKEFTDLLSQDRSPLGNSRPSPILEPGIQSCLTHFNLISHGFGSPAVCAAITALQNYLTEALKAMDKMYLNNNNPNSHTDNSKGGDKDEKHRK from the exons ATGAAAATGCTGTGGAAACTAACGGATAATATCAAATATGAAGAGTGTGAG GACCGCCATGATGGCACCAGTAATGGGACAGCCAGGTTACCCCAGCTGGGCTCGGTGGGCCAGTCCCCCTATGCCAGTGCGCCCCCACTTTCTCATACTCCCAATACTGACTTTCAACCCCCATATTTTCCTCCACCATACCAACCCATATATCCTCAATCACAAGACCCTTATGCCCACGTAAATGACCCATATAGCCTCAATTCCCTCCATGCTCAACCGCAACCTCAGCACCCAGGGTGGCCCGGACAGAGGCAGAGCCAGGAGGCCAGTCTACTGCACACACACCGGGGGCTACCACACCAACTGTCCGGCCTGGACCCCCGCAGGGATTACCGGCGGCACGAAGACCTCCTGCACGGGCCCCATGGGCTAGGCTCAGGAATTGGGGACATCCCCATCCACTCCATACCTCACGCCTTAGAAGATGTCTCG CACGTAGAAGACCCAGGTATCAACATCCCAGATCAGACTGTAATTAAGAAAG GGCCTGTCTCATTGTCTAAATCCAATAACCATGCAGTGTCGTCCCTCTCTCTCAACAAAGACAATCTCTTCGGTGGAGTAGTGAATCCGAATGAAGTTTTCTGCTCAGTTCCTGGACGACTGTCTCTTCTAAGCTCCACATCAAAGTACAAGGTGACAGTGGCAGAAGTACAGAGAAGGCTGTCCCCGCCCGAGTGCCTCAATGCTTCCCTACTGGGTGGAGTGCTCAGGAG AGCAAAATCCAAAAATGGTGGTCGATCACTGAGAGAAAAATTAGATAAAATAGGATTAAATCTTCCAGCTGGGAGGCGTAAAGCTGCTAATGTCACATTGCTCACATCCTTAGTGGAGG GTGAAGCTGTCCATCTGGCCAGAGATTTTGGCTATGTCTGTGAAACAGAGTTTCCTGCAAAAGCAGTAGCAGAATATGTCAATCGGCAACACTCCGACCCCAATGAGCAAGTGACTAGGAAAAACATGTTACTAGCTACAAA GCAGATTTGTAAAGAATTTACAGATTTATTGTCACAGGACAGATCCCCCTTGGGTAACTCTAGACCATCTCCAATTCTGGAACCAGGTATTCAAAGCTGCCTGACACACTTCAACCTCATCTCTCATGGATTTGGCAGTCCAGCAGTATGTGCAGCCATCACTGCCCTGCAAAATTATCTCACGGAGGCACTGAAAGCAATGGACAAAATGTACCTCAATAATAACAACCCCAACAGCCACACAGACAACAGCAAAGGGGGTGACAAAGATGAAAAGCACAGGAAGtga
- the TFAP2A gene encoding transcription factor AP-2-alpha isoform X2, translating into MDRVQRTGDPGPSDPDMKSKGLESTENIRSSKRRTSELSMAYPGYSQDSQDRHDGTSNGTARLPQLGSVGQSPYASAPPLSHTPNTDFQPPYFPPPYQPIYPQSQDPYAHVNDPYSLNSLHAQPQPQHPGWPGQRQSQEASLLHTHRGLPHQLSGLDPRRDYRRHEDLLHGPHGLGSGIGDIPIHSIPHALEDVSHVEDPGINIPDQTVIKKDNLFGGVVNPNEVFCSVPGRLSLLSSTSKYKVTVAEVQRRLSPPECLNASLLGGVLRRAKSKNGGRSLREKLDKIGLNLPAGRRKAANVTLLTSLVEGEAVHLARDFGYVCETEFPAKAVAEYVNRQHSDPNEQVTRKNMLLATKQICKEFTDLLSQDRSPLGNSRPSPILEPGIQSCLTHFNLISHGFGSPAVCAAITALQNYLTEALKAMDKMYLNNNNPNSHTDNSKGGDKDEKHRK; encoded by the exons ATGGATCGGGTTCAGAGGACAGGAGATCCGGGCCCCTCGGATCCAGACATGAAAAGCAAAGGGCTGGAGAGCACTGAGAACATTCGTAGCAGCAAGAGGAGGACATCAGAGCTGTCCATGGCTTATCCAGGATATTCCCAGGATTCCCAG GACCGCCATGATGGCACCAGTAATGGGACAGCCAGGTTACCCCAGCTGGGCTCGGTGGGCCAGTCCCCCTATGCCAGTGCGCCCCCACTTTCTCATACTCCCAATACTGACTTTCAACCCCCATATTTTCCTCCACCATACCAACCCATATATCCTCAATCACAAGACCCTTATGCCCACGTAAATGACCCATATAGCCTCAATTCCCTCCATGCTCAACCGCAACCTCAGCACCCAGGGTGGCCCGGACAGAGGCAGAGCCAGGAGGCCAGTCTACTGCACACACACCGGGGGCTACCACACCAACTGTCCGGCCTGGACCCCCGCAGGGATTACCGGCGGCACGAAGACCTCCTGCACGGGCCCCATGGGCTAGGCTCAGGAATTGGGGACATCCCCATCCACTCCATACCTCACGCCTTAGAAGATGTCTCG CACGTAGAAGACCCAGGTATCAACATCCCAGATCAGACTGTAATTAAGAAAG ACAATCTCTTCGGTGGAGTAGTGAATCCGAATGAAGTTTTCTGCTCAGTTCCTGGACGACTGTCTCTTCTAAGCTCCACATCAAAGTACAAGGTGACAGTGGCAGAAGTACAGAGAAGGCTGTCCCCGCCCGAGTGCCTCAATGCTTCCCTACTGGGTGGAGTGCTCAGGAG AGCAAAATCCAAAAATGGTGGTCGATCACTGAGAGAAAAATTAGATAAAATAGGATTAAATCTTCCAGCTGGGAGGCGTAAAGCTGCTAATGTCACATTGCTCACATCCTTAGTGGAGG GTGAAGCTGTCCATCTGGCCAGAGATTTTGGCTATGTCTGTGAAACAGAGTTTCCTGCAAAAGCAGTAGCAGAATATGTCAATCGGCAACACTCCGACCCCAATGAGCAAGTGACTAGGAAAAACATGTTACTAGCTACAAA GCAGATTTGTAAAGAATTTACAGATTTATTGTCACAGGACAGATCCCCCTTGGGTAACTCTAGACCATCTCCAATTCTGGAACCAGGTATTCAAAGCTGCCTGACACACTTCAACCTCATCTCTCATGGATTTGGCAGTCCAGCAGTATGTGCAGCCATCACTGCCCTGCAAAATTATCTCACGGAGGCACTGAAAGCAATGGACAAAATGTACCTCAATAATAACAACCCCAACAGCCACACAGACAACAGCAAAGGGGGTGACAAAGATGAAAAGCACAGGAAGtga
- the TFAP2A gene encoding transcription factor AP-2-alpha isoform X1, translated as MDRVQRTGDPGPSDPDMKSKGLESTENIRSSKRRTSELSMAYPGYSQDSQDRHDGTSNGTARLPQLGSVGQSPYASAPPLSHTPNTDFQPPYFPPPYQPIYPQSQDPYAHVNDPYSLNSLHAQPQPQHPGWPGQRQSQEASLLHTHRGLPHQLSGLDPRRDYRRHEDLLHGPHGLGSGIGDIPIHSIPHALEDVSHVEDPGINIPDQTVIKKGPVSLSKSNNHAVSSLSLNKDNLFGGVVNPNEVFCSVPGRLSLLSSTSKYKVTVAEVQRRLSPPECLNASLLGGVLRRAKSKNGGRSLREKLDKIGLNLPAGRRKAANVTLLTSLVEGEAVHLARDFGYVCETEFPAKAVAEYVNRQHSDPNEQVTRKNMLLATKQICKEFTDLLSQDRSPLGNSRPSPILEPGIQSCLTHFNLISHGFGSPAVCAAITALQNYLTEALKAMDKMYLNNNNPNSHTDNSKGGDKDEKHRK; from the exons ATGGATCGGGTTCAGAGGACAGGAGATCCGGGCCCCTCGGATCCAGACATGAAAAGCAAAGGGCTGGAGAGCACTGAGAACATTCGTAGCAGCAAGAGGAGGACATCAGAGCTGTCCATGGCTTATCCAGGATATTCCCAGGATTCCCAG GACCGCCATGATGGCACCAGTAATGGGACAGCCAGGTTACCCCAGCTGGGCTCGGTGGGCCAGTCCCCCTATGCCAGTGCGCCCCCACTTTCTCATACTCCCAATACTGACTTTCAACCCCCATATTTTCCTCCACCATACCAACCCATATATCCTCAATCACAAGACCCTTATGCCCACGTAAATGACCCATATAGCCTCAATTCCCTCCATGCTCAACCGCAACCTCAGCACCCAGGGTGGCCCGGACAGAGGCAGAGCCAGGAGGCCAGTCTACTGCACACACACCGGGGGCTACCACACCAACTGTCCGGCCTGGACCCCCGCAGGGATTACCGGCGGCACGAAGACCTCCTGCACGGGCCCCATGGGCTAGGCTCAGGAATTGGGGACATCCCCATCCACTCCATACCTCACGCCTTAGAAGATGTCTCG CACGTAGAAGACCCAGGTATCAACATCCCAGATCAGACTGTAATTAAGAAAG GGCCTGTCTCATTGTCTAAATCCAATAACCATGCAGTGTCGTCCCTCTCTCTCAACAAAGACAATCTCTTCGGTGGAGTAGTGAATCCGAATGAAGTTTTCTGCTCAGTTCCTGGACGACTGTCTCTTCTAAGCTCCACATCAAAGTACAAGGTGACAGTGGCAGAAGTACAGAGAAGGCTGTCCCCGCCCGAGTGCCTCAATGCTTCCCTACTGGGTGGAGTGCTCAGGAG AGCAAAATCCAAAAATGGTGGTCGATCACTGAGAGAAAAATTAGATAAAATAGGATTAAATCTTCCAGCTGGGAGGCGTAAAGCTGCTAATGTCACATTGCTCACATCCTTAGTGGAGG GTGAAGCTGTCCATCTGGCCAGAGATTTTGGCTATGTCTGTGAAACAGAGTTTCCTGCAAAAGCAGTAGCAGAATATGTCAATCGGCAACACTCCGACCCCAATGAGCAAGTGACTAGGAAAAACATGTTACTAGCTACAAA GCAGATTTGTAAAGAATTTACAGATTTATTGTCACAGGACAGATCCCCCTTGGGTAACTCTAGACCATCTCCAATTCTGGAACCAGGTATTCAAAGCTGCCTGACACACTTCAACCTCATCTCTCATGGATTTGGCAGTCCAGCAGTATGTGCAGCCATCACTGCCCTGCAAAATTATCTCACGGAGGCACTGAAAGCAATGGACAAAATGTACCTCAATAATAACAACCCCAACAGCCACACAGACAACAGCAAAGGGGGTGACAAAGATGAAAAGCACAGGAAGtga
- the TFAP2A gene encoding transcription factor AP-2-alpha isoform X5, with the protein MLVHSFSAMDRHDGTSNGTARLPQLGSVGQSPYASAPPLSHTPNTDFQPPYFPPPYQPIYPQSQDPYAHVNDPYSLNSLHAQPQPQHPGWPGQRQSQEASLLHTHRGLPHQLSGLDPRRDYRRHEDLLHGPHGLGSGIGDIPIHSIPHALEDVSHVEDPGINIPDQTVIKKGPVSLSKSNNHAVSSLSLNKDNLFGGVVNPNEVFCSVPGRLSLLSSTSKYKVTVAEVQRRLSPPECLNASLLGGVLRRAKSKNGGRSLREKLDKIGLNLPAGRRKAANVTLLTSLVEGEAVHLARDFGYVCETEFPAKAVAEYVNRQHSDPNEQVTRKNMLLATKQICKEFTDLLSQDRSPLGNSRPSPILEPGIQSCLTHFNLISHGFGSPAVCAAITALQNYLTEALKAMDKMYLNNNNPNSHTDNSKGGDKDEKHRK; encoded by the exons ATGTTAGTGCACAGTTTTTCCGCTATG GACCGCCATGATGGCACCAGTAATGGGACAGCCAGGTTACCCCAGCTGGGCTCGGTGGGCCAGTCCCCCTATGCCAGTGCGCCCCCACTTTCTCATACTCCCAATACTGACTTTCAACCCCCATATTTTCCTCCACCATACCAACCCATATATCCTCAATCACAAGACCCTTATGCCCACGTAAATGACCCATATAGCCTCAATTCCCTCCATGCTCAACCGCAACCTCAGCACCCAGGGTGGCCCGGACAGAGGCAGAGCCAGGAGGCCAGTCTACTGCACACACACCGGGGGCTACCACACCAACTGTCCGGCCTGGACCCCCGCAGGGATTACCGGCGGCACGAAGACCTCCTGCACGGGCCCCATGGGCTAGGCTCAGGAATTGGGGACATCCCCATCCACTCCATACCTCACGCCTTAGAAGATGTCTCG CACGTAGAAGACCCAGGTATCAACATCCCAGATCAGACTGTAATTAAGAAAG GGCCTGTCTCATTGTCTAAATCCAATAACCATGCAGTGTCGTCCCTCTCTCTCAACAAAGACAATCTCTTCGGTGGAGTAGTGAATCCGAATGAAGTTTTCTGCTCAGTTCCTGGACGACTGTCTCTTCTAAGCTCCACATCAAAGTACAAGGTGACAGTGGCAGAAGTACAGAGAAGGCTGTCCCCGCCCGAGTGCCTCAATGCTTCCCTACTGGGTGGAGTGCTCAGGAG AGCAAAATCCAAAAATGGTGGTCGATCACTGAGAGAAAAATTAGATAAAATAGGATTAAATCTTCCAGCTGGGAGGCGTAAAGCTGCTAATGTCACATTGCTCACATCCTTAGTGGAGG GTGAAGCTGTCCATCTGGCCAGAGATTTTGGCTATGTCTGTGAAACAGAGTTTCCTGCAAAAGCAGTAGCAGAATATGTCAATCGGCAACACTCCGACCCCAATGAGCAAGTGACTAGGAAAAACATGTTACTAGCTACAAA GCAGATTTGTAAAGAATTTACAGATTTATTGTCACAGGACAGATCCCCCTTGGGTAACTCTAGACCATCTCCAATTCTGGAACCAGGTATTCAAAGCTGCCTGACACACTTCAACCTCATCTCTCATGGATTTGGCAGTCCAGCAGTATGTGCAGCCATCACTGCCCTGCAAAATTATCTCACGGAGGCACTGAAAGCAATGGACAAAATGTACCTCAATAATAACAACCCCAACAGCCACACAGACAACAGCAAAGGGGGTGACAAAGATGAAAAGCACAGGAAGtga
- the TFAP2A gene encoding transcription factor AP-2-alpha isoform X6, protein MLVHSFSAMDRHDGTSNGTARLPQLGSVGQSPYASAPPLSHTPNTDFQPPYFPPPYQPIYPQSQDPYAHVNDPYSLNSLHAQPQPQHPGWPGQRQSQEASLLHTHRGLPHQLSGLDPRRDYRRHEDLLHGPHGLGSGIGDIPIHSIPHALEDVSHVEDPGINIPDQTVIKKDNLFGGVVNPNEVFCSVPGRLSLLSSTSKYKVTVAEVQRRLSPPECLNASLLGGVLRRAKSKNGGRSLREKLDKIGLNLPAGRRKAANVTLLTSLVEGEAVHLARDFGYVCETEFPAKAVAEYVNRQHSDPNEQVTRKNMLLATKQICKEFTDLLSQDRSPLGNSRPSPILEPGIQSCLTHFNLISHGFGSPAVCAAITALQNYLTEALKAMDKMYLNNNNPNSHTDNSKGGDKDEKHRK, encoded by the exons ATGTTAGTGCACAGTTTTTCCGCTATG GACCGCCATGATGGCACCAGTAATGGGACAGCCAGGTTACCCCAGCTGGGCTCGGTGGGCCAGTCCCCCTATGCCAGTGCGCCCCCACTTTCTCATACTCCCAATACTGACTTTCAACCCCCATATTTTCCTCCACCATACCAACCCATATATCCTCAATCACAAGACCCTTATGCCCACGTAAATGACCCATATAGCCTCAATTCCCTCCATGCTCAACCGCAACCTCAGCACCCAGGGTGGCCCGGACAGAGGCAGAGCCAGGAGGCCAGTCTACTGCACACACACCGGGGGCTACCACACCAACTGTCCGGCCTGGACCCCCGCAGGGATTACCGGCGGCACGAAGACCTCCTGCACGGGCCCCATGGGCTAGGCTCAGGAATTGGGGACATCCCCATCCACTCCATACCTCACGCCTTAGAAGATGTCTCG CACGTAGAAGACCCAGGTATCAACATCCCAGATCAGACTGTAATTAAGAAAG ACAATCTCTTCGGTGGAGTAGTGAATCCGAATGAAGTTTTCTGCTCAGTTCCTGGACGACTGTCTCTTCTAAGCTCCACATCAAAGTACAAGGTGACAGTGGCAGAAGTACAGAGAAGGCTGTCCCCGCCCGAGTGCCTCAATGCTTCCCTACTGGGTGGAGTGCTCAGGAG AGCAAAATCCAAAAATGGTGGTCGATCACTGAGAGAAAAATTAGATAAAATAGGATTAAATCTTCCAGCTGGGAGGCGTAAAGCTGCTAATGTCACATTGCTCACATCCTTAGTGGAGG GTGAAGCTGTCCATCTGGCCAGAGATTTTGGCTATGTCTGTGAAACAGAGTTTCCTGCAAAAGCAGTAGCAGAATATGTCAATCGGCAACACTCCGACCCCAATGAGCAAGTGACTAGGAAAAACATGTTACTAGCTACAAA GCAGATTTGTAAAGAATTTACAGATTTATTGTCACAGGACAGATCCCCCTTGGGTAACTCTAGACCATCTCCAATTCTGGAACCAGGTATTCAAAGCTGCCTGACACACTTCAACCTCATCTCTCATGGATTTGGCAGTCCAGCAGTATGTGCAGCCATCACTGCCCTGCAAAATTATCTCACGGAGGCACTGAAAGCAATGGACAAAATGTACCTCAATAATAACAACCCCAACAGCCACACAGACAACAGCAAAGGGGGTGACAAAGATGAAAAGCACAGGAAGtga